The Chryseobacterium sp. LJ668 genome segment GATCTATTCCCCGACGGTACAAAAATTCCAAAATGGTTTAAAGAAAATAAACCGACCGACATTAGCAAATTAGGTAAAAAATACATCCTTACTGCTAATGGAATGAAGAACGACAGTACAATTCTCCAGACCAAAGAACTTCAGGCAATCATCGATTTGGCAGCTAAAAATGGAGGTGGAGTTGTTGTGGTTCCAAAAGGGACATTTCTCATCAGTTCTGTTTTCTTCAAACAAGGAACACATTTGCATTTAGAAAATGGGGCGAAACTAAAAGGAAGCGACAATATCAATGACTTTCCGGTGGTGACTACAAGGATGGAAGGTCAAACTGTTAAATATTTTCCGGCTTTGATTAACGCAGATGGATTAGACGGTTTCACGATTTCAGGAAAGGGAACACTTGATGGAAACGGACTTCGTTTCTGGAAATCATTCTGGAAAAGACGCGAATGGAATCCCAAATGTACCAATATGGATGAAATGAGGCCTAGAATTCTCTATGTTTCCAATTCTAAAAATATTCAGATTGAAGGAATAACGATTAAAAATTCACCATTCTGGAGCACTCATTACTACAAAAGTGATTTTGTAAAATTATTAAATTTGACAATCTTAGCTCCGAAAAAACCTGTAAAAGCACCAAGTACGGATGCAATCGACATCGATGCTTGTACAAATTTCTTGGTTAAAAATTGTTATCTTTCAGTAAATGATGATGCCATCGCTTTAAAAGGCGGAAAAGGCCCGAAAGCCGACAAAGATCCAAATAATGGTGAAAACAGAAATATCATCATTGAAGATAATACTTTCGGATTCTGCCATTCTGCATTGACTTGCGGAAGCGAATCGATTCACAATTACAATATCATTTTCAGAAATTCAACCGTGAATGGTGCTTCAAGATTATTGCACTTGAAAATGCGTCCTGATACGCCGCAACATTATGAATACATCACTGTTGAAAATATCAAAGGAAACGTAAAAACTTTCTTATATGTAAAAGGCTGGAGCCAGTTTTTTGATTTGAAAGGAGAAGAAGCGCCGAAAAAGAGATTGGCAAATAATATTGTTTTAAAAAATATCGATATCAGTTGTGAAACCGGTTTTGATATTGAAAAATCAGACTTATACGAGCTGAAAGATTTTACTTTTGAAAACCTGAAAATAAAAGCAATAAAGCCTAAAGAAGAAAATTTAGAGGTGATCAAAAGTCTGAAGAAGGACAAAGTCTCTATAATTCAAGTTGCTTCTTTAGCTCAGTCATATGATAAAAAAGACGATTCCGACATTGCCGCAAAATGAGTTGCTTTACAAAAATATTCTTTCTTTTATGCTTTTGCTCCAACTTTCTGCATGCTCAAAGTAAGCAAATCCAATTCCTGAGCGGGACAGATTCTGAGCATACAAAAGAATGGGATTTTTGGATAAGTGGAGGTCGGAAATCCGGAAGTTGGAGCAAAATTCAGGTTCCTTCTCAGTGGGAACAGCAGGGATTTGGCTCGTACAATTATGGAAGAGATTATGTGACGTACGGTAAAAATTTTAAATTTAATGATGAAGTAGGTTTATACAAACACAAGTTTCTAGTTCCAAATTCATGGAAAGGAAAATCAGTCAACATCGTTTTTGAAGGATCAATGACCGATACCGAAGTGAAAATTAATGGAAAGCTTGCCGGAGCAATTCATCAAGGTGCTTTTTATGAGTTTAAATATGACATTTCAGACAACTTAAATTTCGGAAAAGAAAATATTCTTGAAGTTAAAGTTTCAAAAATGTCCGCCGACAAATCTGTCAACAATGCAGAACGTCTTGCCGATTACTGGATTTTAGGTGGAATTTTTCGTCCTGTTTATCTCGAAGCTATTCCAAGTGAAAATATCTCATCGACAGCAATTGATGCAAAAGCAGATGGAACTTTCCGCTCAAATATTCATTTAAAAGGAATCCAAAATGTCAATAATTTAAAAGTAGAAATTTTTGATGTTGAAAATAATTTAGTTGGAGATTCTCAGATTTCAATTCAAAAAGGAGATACTTTAAAACAGATTCAATTTTCCGTTAAAAATCCAAAACTCTGGACAGCTGAAACCCCTAATTTATACAAAGCCAAATTCAGTTTAAACAAAAACAGGAAAAATATCTTCCAAAGTGAAGAAAAATTTGGTTTCCGAACGATTGAAATTCGAAAAGGCGACGGAATTTACGTCAACGGAACCAAAATCAAAATGAAAGGCATCAACCGTCACGTTTGGTGGCCTGAAACGGGAAGAGCTGTTAATAAAAACATCGATTTAATGGACGTTCAG includes the following:
- a CDS encoding rhamnogalacturonidase — encoded protein: MKFQNTSNFILSLFALFIFSASVKSQDLFPDGTKIPKWFKENKPTDISKLGKKYILTANGMKNDSTILQTKELQAIIDLAAKNGGGVVVVPKGTFLISSVFFKQGTHLHLENGAKLKGSDNINDFPVVTTRMEGQTVKYFPALINADGLDGFTISGKGTLDGNGLRFWKSFWKRREWNPKCTNMDEMRPRILYVSNSKNIQIEGITIKNSPFWSTHYYKSDFVKLLNLTILAPKKPVKAPSTDAIDIDACTNFLVKNCYLSVNDDAIALKGGKGPKADKDPNNGENRNIIIEDNTFGFCHSALTCGSESIHNYNIIFRNSTVNGASRLLHLKMRPDTPQHYEYITVENIKGNVKTFLYVKGWSQFFDLKGEEAPKKRLANNIVLKNIDISCETGFDIEKSDLYELKDFTFENLKIKAIKPKEENLEVIKSLKKDKVSIIQVASLAQSYDKKDDSDIAAK